One Oryza glaberrima chromosome 11, OglaRS2, whole genome shotgun sequence genomic region harbors:
- the LOC127755332 gene encoding receptor kinase-like protein Xa21, which yields MKPIAIGQSFVLLLVFSTVSVVICSDGNETDRLSLLQFKQAISLDPQHALLSWNDSTHFCSWEGVSCSLRYPRRVTSLDLSNRGLVGLISPSLGNLTSLEHLFLNTNQLSGQIPPSLGHLHHLRSLYLANNTLQGNIPSFANCSALKILHLSRNQIVGRIPKNVHLPPSISQLIVNDNNLTGTIPTSLGDVATLNILIVSYNYIEGSIPDEIGKMPVLTNLYVGGNNLSGRFPLALTNISSLVELGLGFNYFHGGLPPNLGTSLPRLQVLEIASNLFEGHLPYSISNATSLYTIDFSSNYFSGVVPSSIGMLKELSLLNLEWNQFESFNNKDLEFLHSLSNCTDLQVLALYDNKLKGQIPYSLGNLSIQLQYLFLGSNQLSGGFPSGIRNLPNLISLGLNENHFTGIVPEWVGTLANLEGIYLDNNKFTGFLPSSISNISNLEDLRLSTNLFGGKIPAGLGKLQVLHLMELSDNNLLGSIPESIFSIPTLTRCMLSFNKLDEALPTEIGNAKQLGSLHLSANKLTGHIPSTLSNCDSLEELHLDQNFLNGSIPTSLGNMQSLTAVNLSYNDLSGSIPDSLGRLQSLEQLDLSFNNLVGEVPGIGVFKNATAIRLNGNHGLCNGAPELDLPRCATISSSVSKHKPSHLLMFFVPFASVVSLAMVTCIILFWRKKQKKEFVSLPSFGKKFPKVSYRDLARATDGFSASNLIGTGRYGSVYMGKLFHSKCPVAVKVFNLDIRGTQRSFISECNALRNLRHRNIVRIITACSTVDSKGNDFKALIYEFMPRGDLYQVLYSTCADENSSTSHFGLAQRVGIVMDIANALEYLHNHNKGIIVHCDLKPSNILLDDNMTAHVGDFGLSRFEIYSMTSSFGCSTSSVAISGTIGYVAPECAESGQVSTATDVYSFGVVLLEIFIRRRPTDDMFNDGLSIAKFAELNLPDRVLQIVDPQLQQDLETCQETPMAIKKKLTDCLLSVLSIGLSCTKSSPSERNSMKEVAIELHRIWDAYLGEN from the exons ATGAAGCCTATTGCAATTGGACAGTCGTTCGTTCTGCTACTGGTTTTTAGTACTGTGAGTGTTGTCATTTGCTCTGATGGAAATGAGACAGATCGGCTGTCACTGCTTCAGTTCAAACAGGCTATCAGCCTCGACCCACAGCATGCCTTGCTCTCCTGGAATGATAGCACCCATTTCTGCAGCTGGGAAGGTGTCTCATGTAGTTTGAGGTATCCACGTCGTGTCACTTCCCTTGATCTATCTAACAGAGGTTTGGTGGGGCTCATATCTCCTTCACTTGGAAACCTGACATCTCTTGAACACCTCTTCCTGAATACCAATCAACTCAGCGGACAAATCCCTCCGTCACTTGGTCACTTGCATCACCTTCGATCACTTTACTTAGCAAACAACACGCTACAAGGCAACATACCTAGCTTTGCTAATTGTTCTGCTCTCAAAATACTTCATCTAAGCCGCAATCAGATTGTTGGACGTATTCCCAAAAATGTTCATTTACCACCAAGTATTAGTCAACTGATAGTAAACGATAATAACCTTACTGGTACCATCCCCACTTCACTTGGCGATGTTGCGACACTAAATATACTTATTGTTTCATACAATTATATTGAAGGCAGTATCCCGGATGAAATTGGAAAGATGCCTGTCTTGACAAACTTGTATGTGGGTGGAAACAATTTATCTGGTCGATTTCCACTAGCTCTCACAAACATTTCTTCTCTTGTTGAACTGGGACTTGGCTTCAATTATTTTCATGGTGGTCTGCCGCCAAATCTTGGTACTTCTCTACCCAGGCTTCAGGTGCTTGAAATAGCTTCTAATCTCTTTGAAGGACACCTCCCTTATTCCATTTCAAATGCTACTAGTCTTTACACCATAGACTTTTCAAGCAATTATTTCTCTGGGGTGGTGCCAAGTTCCATCGGTATGCTTAAGGAGCTTTCCTTGTTGAATCTTGAGTGGAATCAGTTTGAGTCGTTCAATAATAAAGATTTGGAGTTCCTGCACAGCCTAAGCAATTGCACTGACCTTCAAGTGCTGGCACTGTATGACAATAAACTGAAGGGACAGATACCATATTCATTAGGCAACCTTTCTATCCAGCTTCAGTACCTCTTTCTGGGAAGCAATCAACTATCAGGGGGCTTTCCCTCTGGCATAAGAAACCTTCCCAACCTGATTTCTCTAGGTTTGAATGAAAACCATTTTACCGGGATAGTTCCAGAATGGGTTGGCACACTTGCAAATTTGGAAGGCATATACTTAGATAACAACAAGTTTACAGGTTTTCTTCCATCATCCATATCCAATATATCAAACCTGGAAGATCTCCGCCTTTCCACAAATCTATTTGGAGGAAAAATACCTGCAGGCTTGGGAAAACTCCAAGTCCTTCATCTAATGGAACTTTCTGATAACAATCTCCTTGGCAGCATACCAGAGAGCATTTTCAGCATTCCAACGTTGACACGTTGTATGCTATCTTTCAACAAACTAGACGAGGCACTTCCCACTGAAATTGGCAATGCCAAGCAACTTGGATCTCTGCATCTATCAGCAAATAAGCTTACTGGGCATATTCCTAGCACCTTGAGTAACTGTGATAGTTTGGAAGAACTACACTTAGATCAAAATTTTCTTAATGGAAGCATCCCCACATCATTAGGAAATATGCAAAGCTTAACAGCAGTCAACCTGTCTTATAATGACCTATCAGGATCCATACCAGATTCTCTTGGTAGATTGCAATCTCTTGAGCAACTAGATTTGTCATTCAACAATCTGGTAGGAGAAGTCCCAGGCATAGGGGTTTTCAAGAATGCAACTGCCATACGGTTAAACGGAAATCATGGGCTTTGTAATGGGGCACCGGAGCTGGACCTACCCAGATGCGCTACTATATCTTCTAGTGTTAGTAAGCACAAACCATCTCATCTACTCATGTTTTTTGTCCCATTTGCCAGTGTGGTTTCACTAGCTATGGTCACATGTATCATCCTGTTTTGgaggaaaaaacagaaaaaagaatttGTCTCGTTACCTTCTTTTGGTAAGAAGTTTCCCAAAGTTTCTTATAGGGATCTAGCTAGGGCAACAGATGGGTTCTCTGCATCCAATTTAATTGGCACCGGAAGATATGGTTCAGTATATATGGGGAAGTTATTTCATAGTAAATGTCCAGTTGCTGTGAAAGTCTTCAATCTTGACATAAGAGGAACACAGAGGAGCTTTATATCAGAATGTAATGCTTTAAGAAATCTTCGGCATCGCAACATTGTACGGATTATAACAGCTTGCTCAACAGTTGATTCGAAAGGAAATGATTTCAAGGCTTTAATTTATGAATTCATGCCCAGAGGTGACCTGTATCAAGTCCTATATTCAACCTGTGCTGATGAAAATTCTTCAACTAGCCATTTTGGTTTGGCCCAAAGGGTTGGCATAGTGATGGATATAGCCAATGCATTGGAGTACCTGCACAATCATAACAAAGGAATTATTGTTCATTGCGATCTGAAGCCTAGCAACATTCTCTTGgatgataatatgactgctCATGTTGGTGACTTTGGCCTTTCAAGGTTTGAAATTTATTCCATGACATCATCTTTTGGTTGCTCAACTTCTTCAGTTGCAATCAGTGGAACCATAGGATATGTTGCTCCAG AATGCGCAGAGAGTGGTCAAGTTTCAACAGCCACAGATGTTTACAGCTTTGGTGTCGTTCTCCTTGAGATATTCATCCGAAGGAGGCCAACAGATGACATGTTTAATGATGGACTGAGCATCGCAAAATTTGCAGAGTTGAACCTCCCTGATAGGGTGTTGCAGATTGTTGATCCCCAGCTGCAGCAAGATCTGGAGACTTGCCAAGAAACCCCGATGGCCATAAAAAAGAAACTCACAGATTGCCTGCTTTCAGTCCTAAGTATTGGTCTTTCTTGTACTAAATCATCCCCGAGTGAACGCAACAGCATGAAGGAGGTGGCTATAGAGTTGCATAGAATTTGGGATGCATATCTCGGAGAAAACTAA
- the LOC127753832 gene encoding probable LRR receptor-like serine/threonine-protein kinase At3g47570 — protein MKVTTTAGHFLLVLLASISHSVICSTSGNETDRLSLLEFKNAISVDPHQALISWNDSNHFCSWEGVSCSSKNPPRVTSINLINQNLQGNISPSLGNLTFLMHLSLVNNRLTRQIPSSLGRLRRLQSLYLSNNMLQGIIPSFANCSGLRKLWLDHNELAGEFPGDLPLGLEELNLSFNNLIGTIPSKLGNLTALKKFRCAFNDIDGTVPGELAALRGMELLSITDNRLSGGFPEVILNMSALVALGLCYNNFSGELPSGIGSSLPSLEEITIGGNFFQGNLPSSLANASNLFWIDMIDNNFSGVVPTSIGKLAKLTRLNFQTNQFHARSKQDWEFMDNLANCTQLRFFSIAGNQMEGHVPSSLGNFSVQLQYLYLGQNQLSGNFPSGIANLPNLILLGLDYNRFTGSVPQWLGGLKKLQMLSLTNNNFTGYIPSSLSNLTQLTSLILEANQFIGNIPSSFGNLQFLTTLTISRNNLHGSVPKEIFSIPTLAQIGFAFNNLSGELPAEVGNAKNLWNLQLSSNNLSGDIPDTLGNCETLQEVLLDENNFSGDIPTSFGKLIVLRLLGLSHNQLSGSIPASLGDLQLLQQLDLSFNHLTGQVPTKGIFKNSTAMRIDGNMGLCGGAPELQLPECPIRTSNKSKHKLSVVVKVVIPLAIIVALAIVILILFIWKGKKRTKSIHLPSFGTEFPKVSYSDLARATNRFSTANLIGKGRYSSVYQGQLFQDLNVVAIKVFSLETRGAQKSFIAECSTLRNVRHRNLVPILTACSSIDSSGNDFKALVYQFMPRGDLHKLLYSTRDDGDASNLNHTTLAQRINIVVDVSDALEYLHHNNQGTIIHCDLKPSNILLGDNMIAHVGDFGLARFRIHSSTSLGDSNSISSFAIKGTIGYIAPECSEGGQVSTASDVFSFGVVLLELFIRRRPIDDMFKDGLSIAKHVEVNFPDRILEIVDPQLQQELDLCQETPMAVKEKGVHCLRSVLNIGLCCTKPTPSERISIQEASAKLHGIKDAYLREN, from the exons ATGAAGGTCACTACTACAGCTGGACATTTCCTCTTGGTGTTGTTGGCCTCCATCTCCCATTCAGTCATCTGCTCAACTTCTGGAAACGAAACAGATCGACTGTCACTGCTAGAATTCAAGAATGCAATCAGTGTCGATCCACATCAAGCCCTGATCTCCTGGAATGACAGCAATCACTTTTGCAGCTGGGAAGGTGTCTCGTGCAGCTCCAAGAATCCACCTCGTGTCACCTCCATTAATCTCATAAACCAAAATCTTCAAGGCAACATCTCTCCTTCACTTGGGAACCTGACGTTCCTCATGCATCTCTCCCTTGTGAACAACAGATTGACCAGACAGATTCCTTCATCCCTTGGCCGCCTGCGTCGACTCCAATCACTCTACCTGAGCAACAACATGTTGCAGGGAATCATACCGAGCTTCGCAAACTGCTCTGGCCTCAGGAAGCTATGGCTGGATCACAACGAGCTGGCCGGAGAATTCCCCGGAGACCTACCTCTTGGCCTGGAGGAGCTGAATCTCTCGTTTAACAATCTTATTGGGACCATCCCTTCCAAGCTCGGCAACCTCACGGCGTTGAAGAAGTTCCGCTGCGCTTTCAATGATATCGACGGCACCGTCCCCGGTGAGCTCGCGGCACTGCGTGGGATGGAGCTGCTGTCTATTACTGACAACCGGTTGTCAGGTGGTTTTCCAGAGGTTATCCTCAACATGTCGGCGCTCGTTGCACTCGGCCTCTGCTACAACAATTTCAGCGGCGAGTTGCCATCCGGTATCGGCAGCTCACTGCCTAGCCTTGAGGAAATAACCATTGGAGGCAACTTCTTTCAAGGAAATCTTCCTTCCTCCTTGGCAAATGCTTCGAACCTATTTTGGATTGATATGATTGACAATAACTTTAGTGGGGTGGTGCCTACCTCCATTGGCAAGCTTGCCAAACTTACAAGGTTGAATTTTCAAACGAATCAGTTCCATGCTCGTAGCAAGCAAGACTGGGAGTTCATGGATAACTTAGCCAACTGCACTCAGCTACGATTTTTCTCTATAGCAGGGAATCAAATGGAAGGACATGTACCAAGTTCATTAGGAAATTTTTCGGTTCAGCTTCAGTATCTTTACTTGGGACAAAACCAATTATCAGGGAATTTTCCTTCTGGCATTGCAAACCTTCCAAACCTAATACTTCTTGGACTGGATTACAACAGATTTACAGGTTCCGTACCACAATGGCTTGGAGGTCTCAAAAAATTGCAGATGCTAAGCTTGACTAACAACAATTTTACAGGATATATTCCTTCCTCCCTTTCCAATTTGACACAATTGACATCACTTATTCTAGAAGCAAATCAGTTCATTGGAAACATACCTTCAAGCTTTGGAAACCTTCAGTTCCTTACAACACTCACAATTTCTCGGAACAATCTTCATGGTAGTGTGCCAAAGGAGATCTTCAGCATTCCGACGCTAGCGCAGATTGGGTTTGCATTCAACAATCTCAGTGGAGAACTCCCTGCAGAAGTAGGGAATGCCAAGAACCTATGGAATTTGCAGCTGTCATCTAATAATCTGTCTGGAGATATTCCTGATACTTTGGGTAACTGTGAAACTTTGCAAGAAGTTCTGTTGGACGAGAATAATTTTAGTGGAGATATTCCAACTTCATTTGGCAAATTAATTGTCCTAAGACTTCTCGGCCTTTCTCACAATCAGTTAAGTGGATCAATACCAGCCTCACTTGGTGACCTTCAGCTTCTTCAACAGCTAGATTTGTCATTCAACCATCTTACAGGTCAAGTCCCGACTAAAGGAATCTTCAAGAATTCAACTGCCATGCGTATTGATGGAAATATGGGGCTTTGTGGAGGTGCACCGGAGTTACAACTACCTGAATGTCCTATCAGAACTTCAAATAAAAGTAAACACAAGCTATCTGTCGTGGTTAAAGTAGTGATCCCATTGGCCATCATTGTGGCACTTGCCATAGTGATACTGATCTTGTTTATCTGGAAGGGAAAGAAAAGGACAAAATCAATACATTTGCCTTCATTTGGTACTGAATTTCCCAAAGTTTCCTATAGTGATCTTGCTAGAGCAACTAACAGATTCTCGACAGCCAATTTAATTGGCAAAGGGAGATATAGTTCTGTATACCAAGGACAACTATTTCAAGACTTAAATGTAGTTGCTATCAAGGTCTTCAGTCTAGAGACAAGGGGAGCACAAAAGAGTTTCATTGCAGAGTGTAGTACTTTGAGAAATGTGCGGCATCGCAATTTAGTTCCTATCTTAACAGCGTGTTCAAGCATCGATTCTAGTGGAAATGACTTCAAAGCACTTGTGTATCAATTCATGCCACGAGGGGACTTGCATAAATTGCTGTACTCAACCAGAGATGATGGGGATGCTTCAAATCTGAACCACACTACATTGGCTCAAAGGATAAATATTGTTGTGGATGTATCAGATGCATTGGAGTATCTGCACCATAACAACCAAGGTACTATTATTCATTGTGATCTGAAGCCGAGCAACATCCTTCTAGGTGACAATATGATTGCTCACGTCGGAGATTTTGGCCTTGCAAGATTCAGAATTCATTCGTCAACATCTCTGGGTGATTCAAACTCAATTTCTTCCTTTGCAATAAAGGGAACCATTGGATACATTGCTCCAG AATGCTCAGAGGGCGGTCAAGTTTCAACTGCCTCAGATGTATTCAGCTTTGGAGTTGTTCTTTTGGAATTATTTATTCGGAGAAGGCCAATAGACGACATGTTTAAGGATGGATTGAGCATTGCAAAGCATGTAGAGGTGAACTTCCCTGACAGGATACTAGAGATTGTTGATCCCCAGCTGCAACAAGAGTTGGACCTTTGCCAAGAAACTCCAATGGCGGTAAAGGAGAAAGGTGTACACTGCCTGCGCAGTGTGCTAAATATTGGACTCTGCTGCACCAAGCCAACACCGAGTGAACGCATCAGCATCCAGGAGGCGTCTGCCAAGCTGCACGGAATTAAAGATGCATATCTTAGAGAAAACTAA